The genomic segment GCACCGATTATGTGGAGAAGGATGGGAATGCCGCCTTTTTGCCTATTGGCACAGAGATTTATGCGATAAAGGGCTACAAGTCGGAGTTCCGTGTTGCAGCATTCAACAAGGTTTATGAAGTGATGGATAATCCAAAGGCGGCTACGCTGGGACAATTGCTTGATATCGAGGGCAAAGTCGATAAAGTAGGCTTGGAAAGTGCCGAGGATGGCAGTCCGATCGGCGACTTTAGTGCAGAAGCGTCTGCACAGTTCATTCAGGAGCTGCTTCCTCTGCAGCATGTGGGATTCAAACAGGTTTATGAAAAAACGAAGCATGAATCCGGTATTTTTCTAAGGATATACTTGCTGGATGGCAGCTCTTTCCGGCTCGTGTATTATCCAGAGGGGAACGCTTTTACAGCTGGGGCCTTCGGAACAGACAGCCTGAAAAAATTGATTATGGAGCAGCGGGCCCAAATCAAAGCAGCAGCAGGCTTATAAAAAATATACCGTGCAACCTCCTCCATCGGAAGAGGTTTTTTTGTATTTGATGAAAGCATGGCTTTACCTTAAACTAGCTTATATATTGAGGATGAAAAAAGGAAGAAGAGGTGGCATAACATGCGTATTCGATGTTTCCAGCACGTCGCTTTTGAAAATCCGGGCGGTATCGCTTATTGGGCCGATAAACACGGGCATGAGCTTGAGATTACCCGGTTGTTTGCTGGAGATGAGCTGCCTGCTCATGAAAGCTGGGATTGGCTCGTCCTATTGGGCGGCCCGATGAGCGTTCATGATGAAGCGGAATATCCATGGATGCAGGCGGAGAAGCGGTACATCGCAGAGGCTATTCCTAGCGGGAAACCGGTCATTGGCATTTGCCTGGGCTCGCAGTTCATTGCAGAGGCGCTGGGGGCGAAGGTATATGTGAATGAACAGAAGGAAATTGGCTGGTTCCCGCTTAAATGGCTGCATAGTCATGGTGCATATCCGCAGGACGATTTATTTAAAGCTTTTCCGGAAGCGCCGACTGTCTTTCATTGGCACGGTGAAACGTACGATTTGCCGGAAGGGGCAAGGCGGCTTGCCTCAAGCGCTGCCTGTCTGAATCAAGCATTCGTATATGGGGAGGCCGTGTTCGGCTTTCAATTCCACCTCGAAATGATGGAAAACAATATTAAGCTGATTGCCGAAAATTGCGGGCATGAGCTGGTTGATGCACCTTATATTCAGATGGCGGACAGGCTGTTGAACGCTTCTGCCGAGAGGGAGCAGGCATTAGTGCTGCTGGAAAGCTTCTTGAATGGATTGGAAACCGAAAAATCCCGATGAATCGTCAGCAGCAAAAGCATGAGGCTTTTGCTGTTATTGACGATGCACCGGGACGGTTCGTGCAACTCAAGGCTACAGCTTGAATTTATTAATTTGAATACGCAGCTTCTCTGCCATATTAGCAAGCTCTGCGGAAGACGACGCTACTTCCTCCATTGAAGCCATTTGCTCCTCTGCCGCAGCGGAAACATTTTGGGATTCGGCCGCCGTTTCACTGGCCGAGTCGGAGATGAGGCGAATGGATTCCACCAACGTAGTTGTACCGGACACCATCTCGCCGGATGCTGTTGATACGCCTTGAATGCTCGCGGCTACCTCCTGAATGGAAGAGCGAATGCGGGCGAACAGCTCACGGGCTTCTTCACCCGTATGTCTGCCTTCAGCCGCTTGGGTGACGGTCTGTTCAGAGGCTTGCAGCGTCCGATCAATTTCGAGGCGGATACTTCCGATAAAGCCAGCAATTTGCTCAGCTGATTCCATTGACTGGCCGGCAAGCTTGCGAATTTCATCCGCTACAACGGCAAAGCCGCGTCCTGCTTCTCCCGAGCGTGAAGCCTCAATGGCTGCATTCAACGACAAAATATTCGTTTGGCGGGCGATTTGGCTGATGCTGCTTACGACATCGCCGATTTTGCCGGACAAGCCGCTGAGCGCATGAATCGTTTGGGCAAGCTCGCCGATGCCCTGCTCCATCGCGACCATTTTTCCATTAAGCTGATCCATGGAAGCTGCTCCGTCATCAGAGAGGTTGGAGGCTTCAGAAGCGATGTCAGCCGCATTTGTACTATAAGAAGCGATACCATCAATTTGCACAGCGATGCTGTCGGCTGCTTGGCTTCCATCCTGCAGACTGGACGTTTGGCGCTCCGAGCTTTCGGCTACGACGAGAATCGCTTCGGAAATGCTTTGCGCCGCACGTGCGCCTTGATCCGCCCCTTCAGCAAGCTGCTTCGCAGAATCCGTCAACTGCTCGGATAAGCCATTAACGTCCTTCATCAACAGCTGCATTTGATCGCCAGCGGTATTAAAGGAATGCAGCGCCTTGCTAATATCGGTTTTGCCTTTCACCGGAATGCGATACGTTAAATCGCCTTGGGCCAAAACATCAATGCCATGTGTCAACTGGCGAATCGGATACACAATCCGCAGAGCAATAAGAACCGTCATAATCAGGGCAAGAATGATAATGCCTGAACCGACCAACATAATCAAGCTTAATAAAGTATCGACAGGCTTTAAAATTTCACTTTCGTCCGCGAACATCGTAATGACCCAGCCCAGGCCGGTCACACTCATAAAACCAATTTTATTAACGCCATTTTCCTTATAATGAATCGGGTCGGTAAGGCCTTGGGTCGCATTAGCGAGCGCTTGATCAAGTGCAGCGATACCGAGATCGGATAGTTTTTTATTTAACACAAACGATTCATCCGTATACGAAAGGAATGTTCCGTCAGCTAACGTCATATAAGCTTTTCCAGTCTCGCCGAATTGGGCTTTGCTGACGCTTTCCACCGCTTGGCTAATTGAGTAGGACGCTCCGTAAAAGCCATAAGCTTTGCCGTCTTTGATTAGTGGAGCGCCGACAATAACAACCATCGTGCCCATCGTTTTGGAAATAACCGGCTCAGAAATGAACGGTTTTCCTTCTTTGGCAAGCTTGATGTAAGGCCGATCGGATAGATCGACGTCCGTATTTTTAATATTAACGGCGTTGGCGCCGATTAAATCAAGCGAGAAAAAAATCGATTCAAATTCGGGATGCTGATTATGGGCTTGGACGAGAAAATCAAGCTGCTGCTGCCGTTCGGCTTCCACATTGGAGCCCTGCTCGGCAATGACCTGCATAATCGCTTGCTTTTCAACTAAATTGGCATCAATTTCTTTAGCTAGAAGGCTTGAGTAGAGCTCCATTTGTTTTTCGGCTTGGGTTTGGACTTCTCTGGAGGTTGGAACGTAGAAGGTGTAGGAGAGCACAGAGACACAAACGACGATAATAAGCAGGGTGGACAATACAATTCTGCCTGCTGTCTGACGAATCGAACCAAGAATGAGCAAATTACGAATAAAACGCGAGTTCTTTAATGGCATTACTATTCTCCTTTTGATAAAATGTGTGTACTTCTAATATCGGTTGCAGCTTGCAAACTTATTACTATTATTTTCATTTTATTTTGAAAATTTTTCATTTTTAATGAATCGGGAATGAAATCGCTTGCAAAATAGTTGGCGATAGTCAATTAAAATATTATTTTTTACGTAGGAATTATTATTTAATAAAATTTAGTTGAAATGCAGCTAAAGTGGAGGCCAAGGATGCAATTTGTATTTGATTTGGATGGAACCATTTGTTTTAAAGGAAAACCGATATCGGAACGTTTGCTTTGCGCGTTGGAGGGTTTAATCGAGGCAGGACATGAGGTTGTGTTTGCTTCAGCCCGCCCCATAAGGGACATGCTTCCCGTGGTGGACCAGAGATTTCATCAACTTTTATTCATTGGCGGCAATGGCTCGCTAATTTCTCAAGCGGGAAAGCGGCTGCCTGGAGAAGCATTTACCGCTGAACAAATAAGTAAAATATTGGAATTAATTACAGCATATCAGGGTACATACTTAATCGATAGCGAGTGGGATTATGCTTATACAGGAGCAAGCGACCATCCTATTTTGAACAACGTAGATCCTTTAAAGCTGGCTAAAAAGGTGCCCGTCGAGTCGCTTAACACAATCGTAAAAATCCTCATCCTGTCTTCGGTGAATATGGAGCGCTTGTTTGCAGAATTAGCCGCACTTGAACTAGTGGTCCACCAGTATAGCCGGGAAAATGTGCTTGATCTGAGCCCGCAAAACATCCATAAATGGAGCGCCCTGCAAAAAGCGGGACTGCAAGCGAAACAGTTCATCGCCTTTGGCAACGATGCCAATGACATCAGCATGTTTCAGGCGGCGCTTTATTCGGTAAGAATCGGCGATCATGCGGAGCTGGGACCATATGCGACGGCAAGCATCGCAGTGGAAGGGGATTACGAAGGCGCGATTATTGAAAAAATAGAGCAGCTGTCCAAGGCGTACGCCTTGTGACAAGGAGAAGTTCCCGTTCAAAAGCAGAAGCAAAAGCAAAGGCAGCCCTAATTGCGGGCTGCCTTTATTAGATGGATTCGTTTTATTTCCAATACTTCTCGATAATCGCTTCGCGGCCGGAATAAATACGCGATTCCTTATAAAATTCCGGGTTTTTGCGATGATAATTTTGATGGTATTCCTCCGCCGGATAGAAGACGGAAGCTTCTTCGATCGCTGTTACGACAGGCTTGTCAAAGCGGCCGCTGCCCGCGAGAGCTTCTCTGGACTGCAAGGCAAGCTCGCGCTGCTCCTCCGTATGATAGAGGATTGCCGCCCGGTATTGGCTTTTCTGGTCATTGCCTTGTCCGACTGCATCGGTTGGATCAATTTGCGGCCAATAAAGCTCCAGCAGTTTTTCATATGGGAAAATGTCATCGTCATACGTTATTTGTACAACCTCCAAATGCCCGGTCTCTCCTGTCAATACTTGCTCATACGTAGGGTTCTCCAGCTCTCCGCCCATATAACCGGACAAAATGCCGTGAATGCCGGGCTGCTCTTCAAACGGACTGACCATGCACCAGAAACAGCCTCCGGCAAACGTTGCTTTTTGTATCATATGATTTCCCCATTTCCTATTGTGGCTAAATATATTTATTTATATCTAATTATATTTAATTTTATTATAAACACTTGCTTCTCACAAGTATAATCAGATTTTAAATCAAGCTTCGCTGCTTTTCCCATAGCGGGCTAAAGCGGCAGCAGACGAACAAAATCAAGTTGATGAGCATTGCCACAAGAAAGACGATGGATGGCGCGGTGAACGCGGAAATCCAGCCAGCCGCCGCGACGGCGAAGGGCATGCCAAGCTTGAACAGCGAGCCGGTAATGCCGCTAATTCTCCCGATCAAATGCTGCGGCGTCGTTTCCTGGCGGAACGTCCAAATGCAGACGACGCTGATCGTTTCGAACCAGCCATTCAGAAATAGCGACACGCCTAGCATAGCAGCAGAATGGGAAAGATACATCATGAAATAAGTGAGGGCTAGACAAAGTGTCGTTAACGTAATTAACGTTCCCACCTTAAGTCTGCGGCGCAGCCAGCTGATGATGAAGCTGCCTAGCAGGCCGCCAATCCCAGCTGCCGACCATACGAGCCCCAGCTCGAAATTGCTCAGCAGCAATGCGTCCTTGGCATAAAAAATAACCGTTGTATCGACCATGCCGGAGGCGCAATTGAGGAAAATGACCGTTAACGAAATCAGCCACAATAAGCGGTTGCGGCGCAGCTCGCGCCAGCCCTCCAGCAGCTCCTTCCAAAAGCTTGATTGCCGCTGCGCCCGCGGCTGCTCATTCGATTGCAGAAATAATAGCAAAATGAATGCAAAGCCGAACGCCACCGCCGTCACGAACAAGCCGTCATGAAGCCGCGGCAGCATGAGCATAAGCCCTGTCAATACGGGCCCAATAATGCCGATCAGCGTCGTAACGAAATTGAGCGATACGTTGGCCGAGGTGAGCAGCTCGGTAGGAATCGCCTGCTTGACGATCGCTACCCGCGCATTGGAGAAGGCATAACCGAAGGTCATCAGCAGAAATCCGCCTATGTAGAGGACATACAGCGAAGGGGCGCCATAGGCAAGTGTGGCGTACAGGCCGAGCAGAACGAGCATTTGCAGCAAAATCGAAGCGAGCGACCAGTTCTTTTTATGCACCCGATCTACTAATACGCCAATGAACACGGCCAGCAATAAATTCGGCAAAAACTCGATGCCCTTCATCGTCGACATGGCGACAGCCGACTGCGTCAAATCATATAAGATGAGCGGCAGCGCCAGTTCATAGATTTTATTGCCGAAGGCTATGATGCCGCTAGTAAAGAAAAGAATAAGAAAGTTCCGATGGCCCCATATTGTCATGTGTGACTGCTGCCGTGATAGGGAAAGACGATTCGTTTTTATGAACATGCGGGGCTGCTCCTCTTGACCGTATTTATGGATCAAAGTATACTTTCGAAAAAGACGAAGGAAAAGCGAAAGGTGAGGATTTTGTTTTTCGCCTTTTAGCGTTTGCCTATTGGAAAAGGAGTCTAAATGGACGTACACGACTATTACGGCCAGTTAAGAAAGCATTATATAGACATGCCGAAGCGGCAGCGATTTGCTGTATCGATGGAGGAGCTGAGCGAGCTGCTTGCCTGCACACGCCGCAACACTCAAATGCTTCTACACAAAATGACGGAGCTTGGGCTTGTGGAATGGACGCCAGGGCGCGGACGGGGAAATTTATCGCAGCTGGCATTTCTGAAATCCTATAGAGAGCTGGCGTTCGCCAAAGCGCAGGAGCTGGTTGAAAAGGAGAAAATCAATGAGGCATGGAAGCTCATGGAGCCCTTTGAGGATCAAGCGATAAAAGCCGAGTTCATGGCATGGCTGACCCGGCAGTTTGGCTTGCAGCAGGATACGGAGGAGAAGGATGTGCTGCGCTTCCCGTTCTATCGTCCTGTCTTAAGGCTGGACCCTGCCTATGTGTTCCGGCGTACGGAGTCGCATTGGGTTGAACAGATTTTTAATACGCTGGTCAAGTTTTCGCGGGGGACGTTTCAACCGCAGCTGGCCCACTATTGGGAAAGCAACGAGGAGCACACGCAGTGGTCTTTTTTTCTGCGCAAGGGCGTGCGTTTCCATCATGGAAAGCGGCTGACCGCGCGTGATGTTGCTTTTACCTTTCAGCGGCTGATGGCAAGCTCTCCTTCGGAGTGGCTGACCTCAATGATTGAAGCCATCACAATAACCGGAACGTACAGCCTTGCCATCACGCTGAAGGAGCCGAATGCTTTGTTTATGCACAGCTTGTGCACGGAGCGCTTCAGCATTGTGCCGGAGCATACGGGCGAGCTGGGAGGGGCGGACGGTTTTGCCAAAATGCCGATCGGGACAGGGCCCTTCCGCATGCTCCGAAATGATGAATCGATGCTCATTGTGGAGGCGAATGAGCTGTATTTCGAAGGCTGCCCCCATCTGGATCGCATTGAAATGTGGGTATGGCCAAACTATGAGTCGAGCGAAGGGTGGTCTGTTCCAGATCAGCAGTCGCAGCTGGCCTATTTTGAAGCACAGCTAAAGCAGCAGGCGGATGGGAAGAAGGAGCAGTTGGAGCAAGTGGAGCAGCTGGAGCAGGGCAGCACCTATTTGGCCTTTAATCTAGCTAGACAAGGAGTGCTGCAGTCGCTGAAGCTGCGCCAAGCGATTCATTACGGCTTGAACCGCCAGCAGATGATTACCGATCTGGGCGGCATTCGCGAGCAGGCGTCAACGGGCTTCTTGGAAGAGGGGATAGCTGCTGACGATGGCTCCAGCTATGATTTCTCCTATGCGGTGCAGCTGGTAAGCGAATCGGGTTACGCAGGCGAAACGCTCAAACTGTACACGTATGAGATGCCCAGCAATGAGCAAAGTGCGGAATGGACCCGAAAGGCATGCGAGAAGCTGGGTATTCGAATCGAAATTGGGGTGTTCCCAATTGAGGAGCTGGTGGCATGCGCTGAGCATCGGAAGGAAGCCGATATTATTTTAGGCGGAGAGGTGCTGGGGGAGCAGCCGGATATGACGCTAATCGAGCTGTATAAATCGGATACGAGCTTCGTGGCTAGCGGTCTTTGCCTTGAAGACCGCGCTTTTGTCGATGAGCATATTTCATTATGTTTGCGGGAGCAGCAGCAGGAGGCCCGATTGGACATTTTAATGCGTATTCAAGAGCGGCTCAAGCAGCAGTTCAGCCTGTTGTTTCTGCATCATAGCCGGCAGCTGGTTGGGCATCACCAGTCTTTGCAGGGCATTGCCTTGAATGCCTGGGGCAACATCAATTATAAGGATGTCTGGGTTCGGAGAACGACATGACAGGTGCAAGGGGCATGCGGTAGTGCAAATGCTCCTGCAGTTAGGTCGAATATTTGGAATGGGCGAGCGTATTATTAAGACAGCTATTAGGGCTGCTTTCCTGGACGCGCCATATTTGCATCATGGGGATTCATATTAACGATCTTAACGAGCTGTTCCTGCATATATTCAGGCGGATGCTTAAAGCCGGTTTCAATCCAGTGCCATACGAGGCCAAGCACAGAACTCATGCTATAGGTGGCTAGCAGCTCCGGATCAATATCATCCGTAGGATTCAAAAGCTCCGCCATCGAAATTTGCTTAAGGACATGAAGCATTTTTTCCTTCATATTGGGCAGCACATCATTTTTCATTAGAATCGTGTAGACGCCCGAATGCTCGTAAATATGTCTGAAAATCGTGACGGCATGGGCAGGAAGCTCGCTAACGTTAAAGACCTCGACATGCTCGTAGGGTGCCCGAAACGATTGCAGCAGCTTATCGAGCAGCTCATTCGTAATCTCATCCAGCAGCGCTTCTTTGCTATCATAATTGGCATAAAAGGTTCCCCGGTTGTAGCCAGCGCATTCTACAATCTCCGTAATGGAGATCGCTTGGAATGGCTTATTCGCCATTAGAGTGAGCAGCGCTTCCCGCATGGCACGTCTGCTGCGCAAAGTTCGGCGGTCGGTTTTTGGATTGTTTTCAGACATTATGCTCCACCTTCTTGACATGTTTATATACAAAAAACCGCATTGTGTCTGTTACCGGGCAAATGTGGTTTTTTTGCTGATTGTCTCTAAACCTTACGTTTTATTATACTCGAAGTAACAGATGTTCTGTAATGAGCATGTGTTTATTGTATCCTTGATTTCAAATGGAGGAATGAACCGTGAGACTAACAGGAAAAGTAGCTGTCGTAACTGGCGCAGCTTCAGGCATGGGGAAAGCGATAGCCGAGCTGTTCGCAGCAGAGGGGGCTAAAGTCGTCGTTTCCGATCTTCGCGCAGATGCTGCTCAAACGGTTGTTTCCGCTATTGAAGCAAGCGGCGGACAGGCGATTGCAATCGCTGCCAATGTAGCGAAGGAAGAGGATGTTCAGCAATTAATCGATACGACTGTAGCGACTTACGGCACAGTGGATATTTTAGTTAATAATGCGGGAATTATGGACAACTTTGTTCCAGCAGGGGACTTAACGGATGAGCTATGGGAGCGGGTATTCGCTATTAATACAACGGGACCGATGCGTACGATCCGGAAAGTGCTTCCTCTTTTTACCGAGAAAAAGAGCGGGGTTATCGTCAACGTCGCTTCTGCTGGAGGTTTGCAAGGCTCTAGAGCGGGCGCAGCTTACACAGCTTCCAAGCATGCAGTCGTGGGCCTCACGAAAAATATTGGTTTCCAATATGCCGACCTCGGCATTCGCTGCAATGCGATTGCACCTGGCGGTGTGAAAACGAACATTGCGGCGTCGATGACTGAGCCTAACGCTTTCGGAGCTTCGCGTGCGATGGCAGGCATGGGCCTCAACCCGCGTACGGGCGAGCCGGAGGAAATTGCGAAGGTTGCTCTGTTCCTGGCCTCCGATGATGCAAGCTTCGTCAACGGCACGGTTGTAACCGCAGATGCGGGCTGGCTGGCTTACTAACACTTTACAATTACAAGCAGAAGCAGGAATCCCCTCTGGTTAACCCGTTTCCCATACAAATCGTGGGGAAGGGGGATAAACCAGAGGGGATTTTTATGCTGCAAACATAATGGTTAATTGTAGTCGTGCCCCATTATATACGGCAGCCAATTAACCATTATAAAATCGACTTTTGAAGTTTCTTCATTGAAGCTGAAGGAGATGCTGTAGGTCTTCTTTTCGTTTTTAATTTGTGTGAGATTGAATAAGGGGTCCAACTGCCTATAACTGCCATCTTCCGCTTCTTCATAAAAATAATAGGCGCTACCCGTTTTTAAATAGCCGGCTGTTCCGTATTGCTGTAGAACATCCGTTATCGTGCTTTTCTCCAATACAATGCCTTTATAAGTTGAGAAGAGCTTGCTCGCTTCTAAATGGTCTTCATCGCTAGCTATATCCCATGAGTCCACTTGGCCTGCTTTATTATAATGAACCGTGAAAGTGGAATATTGGTTGCGTTTAATCATACCGGCTTGATATGATTCACCGAAGCGGGAGTCAATGGCCTGTTTACTTTCCCAAAGCTTTACTCCCATAGCTGGATTATTTCCAATTATATCAAAGTCTTCTCTTGTAACAGGTTGTGTACTGAATAAAGGTAATGGTTTGGGAGCAGTTGCAAGATTCGGCAGCTTGCCGATATCAGAAAGTGCTTTTGGCCGTTTTTTAATGTCAAGCATACCTGCAACGGTCAACTGTCTAATCCATTGGATGGCTTCTGCGCGTGTTAAATTAGCATCGGATTTAAAGGTCGATAATGTAGCATCGGGGCTGCTTCCCATGCCATTTCCGAGTAAATAAATAATATTATCGTTGCCTTCGTAGTGAACTCCTCTGGCCGCTGCTATAATGGCTGCTGTTTGACCTTGAGTTATAGGCACTGACCTCAGGGCTGGTTTGGTGTAACCTTGTATGGGATGGTTCCAGCTTTTCGCAAGCTGATATACTGTGCTTATCCGATTATTTATTTTTCCATCGGTGTCTCTTTTGTCTAACTGGACATCAAATGCTCGATACAAAACGACTAAAAACTCTGCCTCGCTTATAAGCCTGTCCGGCTGAAAACTTCCGTCTGAATAGCCTCCTATTATATTTTCTTGGCTCGCCCATTGAAATAACGTATCTGCCCAATGACCTGTTGGCTCATACGATTCAGCATAAGCCGTCATTCCTCCAGTCATAGTCGAAACCAGCAAAAGACAAATAAACGTACGCCGAATGATAGACATTTTCCCCAGCCCTTCACTTTTATTAAAATATTGCTGCTATAAACCGTGTTTAAAAATATCCATGTTTATTTAATCGGTTGAAATATAGCTTAATGTAAGAGATAGCCTTTAGTTAGCCA from the Paenibacillus sp. BIHB 4019 genome contains:
- a CDS encoding type 1 glutamine amidotransferase translates to MRIRCFQHVAFENPGGIAYWADKHGHELEITRLFAGDELPAHESWDWLVLLGGPMSVHDEAEYPWMQAEKRYIAEAIPSGKPVIGICLGSQFIAEALGAKVYVNEQKEIGWFPLKWLHSHGAYPQDDLFKAFPEAPTVFHWHGETYDLPEGARRLASSAACLNQAFVYGEAVFGFQFHLEMMENNIKLIAENCGHELVDAPYIQMADRLLNASAEREQALVLLESFLNGLETEKSR
- a CDS encoding methyl-accepting chemotaxis protein, whose translation is MPLKNSRFIRNLLILGSIRQTAGRIVLSTLLIIVVCVSVLSYTFYVPTSREVQTQAEKQMELYSSLLAKEIDANLVEKQAIMQVIAEQGSNVEAERQQQLDFLVQAHNQHPEFESIFFSLDLIGANAVNIKNTDVDLSDRPYIKLAKEGKPFISEPVISKTMGTMVVIVGAPLIKDGKAYGFYGASYSISQAVESVSKAQFGETGKAYMTLADGTFLSYTDESFVLNKKLSDLGIAALDQALANATQGLTDPIHYKENGVNKIGFMSVTGLGWVITMFADESEILKPVDTLLSLIMLVGSGIIILALIMTVLIALRIVYPIRQLTHGIDVLAQGDLTYRIPVKGKTDISKALHSFNTAGDQMQLLMKDVNGLSEQLTDSAKQLAEGADQGARAAQSISEAILVVAESSERQTSSLQDGSQAADSIAVQIDGIASYSTNAADIASEASNLSDDGAASMDQLNGKMVAMEQGIGELAQTIHALSGLSGKIGDVVSSISQIARQTNILSLNAAIEASRSGEAGRGFAVVADEIRKLAGQSMESAEQIAGFIGSIRLEIDRTLQASEQTVTQAAEGRHTGEEARELFARIRSSIQEVAASIQGVSTASGEMVSGTTTLVESIRLISDSASETAAESQNVSAAAEEQMASMEEVASSSAELANMAEKLRIQINKFKL
- a CDS encoding HAD family hydrolase, with amino-acid sequence MQFVFDLDGTICFKGKPISERLLCALEGLIEAGHEVVFASARPIRDMLPVVDQRFHQLLFIGGNGSLISQAGKRLPGEAFTAEQISKILELITAYQGTYLIDSEWDYAYTGASDHPILNNVDPLKLAKKVPVESLNTIVKILILSSVNMERLFAELAALELVVHQYSRENVLDLSPQNIHKWSALQKAGLQAKQFIAFGNDANDISMFQAALYSVRIGDHAELGPYATASIAVEGDYEGAIIEKIEQLSKAYAL
- the msrA gene encoding peptide-methionine (S)-S-oxide reductase MsrA — translated: MQKATFAGGCFWCMVSPFEEQPGIHGILSGYMGGELENPTYEQVLTGETGHLEVVQITYDDDIFPYEKLLELYWPQIDPTDAVGQGNDQKSQYRAAILYHTEEQRELALQSREALAGSGRFDKPVVTAIEEASVFYPAEEYHQNYHRKNPEFYKESRIYSGREAIIEKYWK
- a CDS encoding MFS transporter; amino-acid sequence: MTIWGHRNFLILFFTSGIIAFGNKIYELALPLILYDLTQSAVAMSTMKGIEFLPNLLLAVFIGVLVDRVHKKNWSLASILLQMLVLLGLYATLAYGAPSLYVLYIGGFLLMTFGYAFSNARVAIVKQAIPTELLTSANVSLNFVTTLIGIIGPVLTGLMLMLPRLHDGLFVTAVAFGFAFILLLFLQSNEQPRAQRQSSFWKELLEGWRELRRNRLLWLISLTVIFLNCASGMVDTTVIFYAKDALLLSNFELGLVWSAAGIGGLLGSFIISWLRRRLKVGTLITLTTLCLALTYFMMYLSHSAAMLGVSLFLNGWFETISVVCIWTFRQETTPQHLIGRISGITGSLFKLGMPFAVAAAGWISAFTAPSIVFLVAMLINLILFVCCRFSPLWEKQRSLI
- a CDS encoding ABC transporter substrate-binding protein, which produces MDVHDYYGQLRKHYIDMPKRQRFAVSMEELSELLACTRRNTQMLLHKMTELGLVEWTPGRGRGNLSQLAFLKSYRELAFAKAQELVEKEKINEAWKLMEPFEDQAIKAEFMAWLTRQFGLQQDTEEKDVLRFPFYRPVLRLDPAYVFRRTESHWVEQIFNTLVKFSRGTFQPQLAHYWESNEEHTQWSFFLRKGVRFHHGKRLTARDVAFTFQRLMASSPSEWLTSMIEAITITGTYSLAITLKEPNALFMHSLCTERFSIVPEHTGELGGADGFAKMPIGTGPFRMLRNDESMLIVEANELYFEGCPHLDRIEMWVWPNYESSEGWSVPDQQSQLAYFEAQLKQQADGKKEQLEQVEQLEQGSTYLAFNLARQGVLQSLKLRQAIHYGLNRQQMITDLGGIREQASTGFLEEGIAADDGSSYDFSYAVQLVSESGYAGETLKLYTYEMPSNEQSAEWTRKACEKLGIRIEIGVFPIEELVACAEHRKEADIILGGEVLGEQPDMTLIELYKSDTSFVASGLCLEDRAFVDEHISLCLREQQQEARLDILMRIQERLKQQFSLLFLHHSRQLVGHHQSLQGIALNAWGNINYKDVWVRRTT
- a CDS encoding TetR/AcrR family transcriptional regulator — translated: MSENNPKTDRRTLRSRRAMREALLTLMANKPFQAISITEIVECAGYNRGTFYANYDSKEALLDEITNELLDKLLQSFRAPYEHVEVFNVSELPAHAVTIFRHIYEHSGVYTILMKNDVLPNMKEKMLHVLKQISMAELLNPTDDIDPELLATYSMSSVLGLVWHWIETGFKHPPEYMQEQLVKIVNMNPHDANMARPGKQP
- a CDS encoding SDR family oxidoreductase; amino-acid sequence: MRLTGKVAVVTGAASGMGKAIAELFAAEGAKVVVSDLRADAAQTVVSAIEASGGQAIAIAANVAKEEDVQQLIDTTVATYGTVDILVNNAGIMDNFVPAGDLTDELWERVFAINTTGPMRTIRKVLPLFTEKKSGVIVNVASAGGLQGSRAGAAYTASKHAVVGLTKNIGFQYADLGIRCNAIAPGGVKTNIAASMTEPNAFGASRAMAGMGLNPRTGEPEEIAKVALFLASDDASFVNGTVVTADAGWLAY
- a CDS encoding S-layer homology domain-containing protein translates to MSIIRRTFICLLLVSTMTGGMTAYAESYEPTGHWADTLFQWASQENIIGGYSDGSFQPDRLISEAEFLVVLYRAFDVQLDKRDTDGKINNRISTVYQLAKSWNHPIQGYTKPALRSVPITQGQTAAIIAAARGVHYEGNDNIIYLLGNGMGSSPDATLSTFKSDANLTRAEAIQWIRQLTVAGMLDIKKRPKALSDIGKLPNLATAPKPLPLFSTQPVTREDFDIIGNNPAMGVKLWESKQAIDSRFGESYQAGMIKRNQYSTFTVHYNKAGQVDSWDIASDEDHLEASKLFSTYKGIVLEKSTITDVLQQYGTAGYLKTGSAYYFYEEAEDGSYRQLDPLFNLTQIKNEKKTYSISFSFNEETSKVDFIMVNWLPYIMGHDYN